The sequence GGAACAAGCTTATTTTTCTTTACATTAAGCAGTGTCGCAGCTTTTTTCCTTTCAGGAGAATGGCATTCGCACTGGGAACAACAACGAAACCATCGTATGCTCCTTAACCTCGATAACCATTACATTATCTGCGGCTACGGCCGTTTAGGATCAAATGTCGCCAGCGAGCTATATGCCAAAAAAATCCCCTTTGTCGTGATCGATACCCTTGACGAGCAGGTCGAGCTTGCCCGCAAGCTCGAGTACGTCGCGATAAAAGGCAACGCTGCAGATGAAAAAGTGTTAAAGAACGCCGGGATCAACAAAGCAAAAGGGCTGATTGCCTCAGCTAGCACCGATGCAGAAAACGTCTTTATAGTACTGACCGCCAGAACCCTTAAACCGTCCCTGCACATCATTGCCAGAGCCGATTGTGAAGAATCGGAAAACAAGATGCTTCGAGCCGGGGCAGAGCACGTTGTACTGCTCTACCAGTCAGCCGGACGCAAAATGGCAAACATGCTGATTGAACCCGACCTTGCCCAGTATCTCGACGAACTCAGCGACGCGAATCAACTTGACCTTCAGATCGCCCAGTTCATAATCACTGAAACATCGTCACTATCAGGCAAGACGTTCCGCGAAGCCGACCTCTACAACAACTACCAGATCAATCTGGTTGGCTACAAGCTCCCTGAAGGAGAGATACATTCGACGCCAAAACCGTCCGAAGTTATTCAGAAAAAAGCAACTATCATTGCAATAGGATCCCCGAAAGCACTTAAAAACTTCAAAGAACTGGCCAAAGGAGAACAAGCATGATGGACATCTACGAACTGGTAAAGAACCGCAGCAGCCTCAGAAGCTACAGTAAGGACAAACCGATACCGAACGAGATTCTTCTGCGAATTCTTTCCGCAGGGCAAATGGCTCCTTCAGCCAAAAACATCCAACCCTGGACATTCAAGGTGGTCAGTTCACCGGAAAAACTTGCTGAAATTTACCCCTGTTATCCTGCAGACTGGATTCAGACCGCCCCTCACCTGCTTTTTGTTACCGGGAAACGAGACGAAGCCTGGGTGAGGCGTCACGACGGCTATAATTCGATCGAAACCGATCTTGCAATCGCCATGGACCATATCATCCTTGCAGCAACCTGGGAAGGCATTGCCACCTGCTGGATTGCCGCTTTCAAGCCCGATCTTTTGCGAAAAGCACTTGGTCTTGAAGAAAACGAGGAGATATTCACGTTCACCCCGCTCGGTTTTGCATCTCCCGACGCACAACCATTTCCTAAAAAGAGAAAAGCACTGGATGACCTTGTAGAGTTCTTATAGGCTTTACGTCTGTTAAGCAACTCTATCAATGCTCTCTTTGTTTTTCCCGGGCTTATGAAGCCTTTTCACCTGAGAATTTTCTACAGGACAAAACGGTTGTTCTTTTATCGATCGTAGGCGCAAACTCAACGGGAGCAACCATGAGAAATATTGTTTTCACCGGAAAAGGCGGGGTCGGTAAAACAACCATCGCTGCAGCGACAGCACTAAAAGCCTCGAAAGCAGGACATAAAACCCTGGTCATTTCAACCGACCCCGCTCACAGCCTTGGAGACTCTTTCGATATTGAACTTGGAGCTGCCCCGGTTAAAATTGCCGATAATCTTTATGGTCAGGAAGTCAGCGTCTATGGAGACTTGACCCTCAATTGGGAAATTGTCCGAGAGCACTTCGCACATCTCATGGAAGTGCAGGGAATAAAAGACATTTATGTCGAGGAAATGGGCGTTCTTCCCGGTATGGAAGAGCTCTTTTCTCTCTCCTATATCAAGAAATACAACGAGTCGAACGACTATGACCTCCTCGTAGTTGACTGCGCGCCTACCGGAGAAACGCTTCGCCTGCTTTCGATTCCGGAAACTTTTGGCTGGATGCTCAAGCTCATCCGCAACATGGAAAAGTATGTGGTAAAACCGGTTATCCGCCCCATCTCGAAACGCGTCGGCAAATTGCGGGATATCGTGCCTGAAGAGGAGGTTTACAACCAGGTCGATAATCTTTTTTCTTCCGTTGATGGCATCATAGATCTTCTGTCGGACAGCACCAAAACAACTGTACGCCTGGTCATGAATCCCGAAAAAATGGTCATCAAGGAGTCCATGCGCGCTCTCACCTATCTCAACCTTTATGGAATAACGGTCGATCAGATCGTCATCAACCGTGTTTTTTTCGAGGAAGTTGACGGACAGTATCTCAGCGAATGGAAAGAGATCCAGAAAAAATATATCGATCAGATCGAAAAAACCTTCTCACCGATCCCGATCGCGAAAGTTCCTTTGTTTAGAAAAGAGGTTGTGGGCCTCGACATGCTTGAAAATGTGGGAAATATCATCTACAGTGCCACCAGCCCCATGGAAATTTTTTACCGGGAAGAACATGTGGATATCCAGAAAAAAAGCGATGGGCATTACATCATGAAACTCCGTGTGCCTTTCGTTTTCGACAACAACATGGAAGCAAACATCGTACAGGTAGGCGAACTCATGACTATCCGCATCGGCAACTACCAGAAAGGGGTCGTACTCCCTGCTTTTCTTGCAGGACTCCGCGTCATGAGCGCCAATTATGAAGACAAATGGCTTGTTGTCGAGTTTAAAACCAAAGAAGAAACTTCCGCAACGGTCGATGTGTAAAAGCTGCAAAAGGAACAGAAGGACAGAACGACACCACAAACCAACCGTCACCTCCTCCCGCGCATCAGAAAAGAACGACAAACCGGTTGCCAGAATTCCGATCGTTTCCTAAATTTTCACCTTGAACCGCAAACGACCGTTATGTTGCACATGCAAGCAATTTCTGCAAAGCAATCAGAGTAGGACTTTTATGAAACAGATCGTTTTTGTACTGAACATCGCACTTCTTCTCACTATTTCCTCATGCAATACTATTGAAGGCGTTGGAAAGGATGTTGAATCAGCCGGTTCGGCCATAAAGGAATCTGCCCAGAAAAACAAGTAATATCTTTAGTAAAAACAATGGTCTGCGGCCTCCGGTAAAGCACTGTTTTTGTATCCTCATCGATAGCATAGAGAACACTCCACCCGAGGTCCACTCCAACGCAACCTGTTCGGTGCCAAGATCAGCCTGGGCAGAAAATCTGAACAGAGAGAACGTAGAGCACCAGACCCTCAAGAAGAGAGCGGTAGCTTTTTGTCACCTGGCAATAACTGCTATTGCTATAATAACCGTTTCATTGTTGTTTGAAGATCCCTTATGAACCCATTGATGGATCTTATGATTCATAAAAAAAATGTAGCTTCCTTTGAATAACCGCAACACGGTATCTTTCGTATGACAAAACGGAATAAAGTATTTGTCGTAGCCTCCTTTTTATTGGCATTTTTCCTTTATCCTATCGAACGTGAGGCAACGGCAAAAACCTATTATCACGTTACCCTGAAAGCCTTTCTTGATCCTCATGATCTCTCGGCGGTGGAGTGGGCCTGGGTAACGCTGGTCGAAATCCAGAAAAGAGAGGCGTATCCTGAACAGGCCGCCCTGGCTGAACGTTACGGCGGTGAACTCAGGGGAAGCGTTCTCGCATTTGTCCGTGCAGCTGCCTGGAGATCCGAACACCGCTACACCATTGACAAACGCTGCAAGGATAGACCCGCAGAAATGGAGATTTCATGGGATGAAAGCTGGAACGATAAAGTGTATGCAATGGGCGGCCTTGATAATCCGAACAATCCGGACGAGTTGAACTTCGGATTTACCACCCGTCCCATCCTGCTGCAAAACAAACGCTGGTTCGACCCCAAAAGCAGAAGTTACGTTGCACTCGGGCCGGTTCGCATGGAAGGAGAGCCAGCCGAAGAAATCAGAGGAGAGTTCATTCTTCGTCCCGTAAACTATCTTGACCCTTTGAAGCATTACAGTTTCTGCCAAAAACAGTGGGTAGAACAATACCTCTCCGAGTTCAATCATTTCCATCTGCATGAAGAATTTTATGACGGTGACAATGAAATTTTCAACCAGACCACCGGAAAAAAACACATCGTCTACCATATTCTCCGCACCTCTTCAAGGGTCCACCCGAACTGGAAACAACAGCAAATGTAGCATTGACGTTTCTGATTTTTCTGAAATGTTCAACCATGTAATCCAGGCATCGTTGAGGAAGAAACCGATAAAGTTATCTGCAGATTTTATTTTTTGTAGATTATTTTTCTATCATTTCGTTGGGAATTGTTATCCGAACAACAAAGAATGAGTGTTAAAAACATATTGGTAATCGGCCTGGGAGGAGTAGGACTTCATCTGACGCAACGCCTTGTTCATGATGGATACGGTGTTACGGTAATCGAATCGAGCCCTCAGCTGATAAGCAGCGTCAACGATAAGATCGACGCGAAAATTATAGAAGGTAATGCCATGGAACTAGCCTGCTGGCAACGGGCAAAAGCGGAGACCATGGACTTGCTGATAGCGGTTACAAATGAAGATTCGGTCAATATGATAGCATCTATCATAGCCGACCGTTTAGGTATACCCCGCAAAGTTGCCCGTGTTCGTTCCCCTGAATATGGCTACGAGAACTCGTTTCTCAATAAAAACGATTTCAAGATAGATCTGGTCATTCACCCCGAAGAACTGGTTGCACAGGAAATGGCACGCCTTGTCATGAGAGCCTCGGCAAATGACGTCGTCGATATCGGTGAGGGGCAGATGAAAGTGGTCGCTATGCGTGTCAACCCGGATAGCCCGATAGTCAACAAAACGCTTAAAGAGATCGACCTTTTGCACAATGATTTCCGGTTCAAGATCGTTGCTGTCGCAAGGGGCATCGCCACCATCATCCCCGGTGAAGACGACACAATTCTTCCCAACGATCAGGTATTTATCATGCTGCATGAAAAAAACCTTCCGCAGCTGATGAATCTCATGGATATGCGTGAGCAAAGCATTCACAAGGTCATGATCGTTGGAGGCGGAATGGTTGGAGCGAGGGTAGCCGAGCTACTTGGAAAAACCGTTAAAATAACCCTCATAGAAAACGACAAGGAACACGCCGAAGAACTTGCCTCCACGCTGAAAAACACCGATGTCCTGCTTGGTGACGGCACCGATGTCAATGTTATGGTGCTTGGCGGTTTGATGGAAATGGACAGCTTCATCGCAACCACCGGCAACAATGAAACAAACATTATCAGCTGCCTGCTTGCCAAGCATATCATGAACAGGTCCAATGTCGATGCAAATGCAAAAGTCGGTAAAACCATCGCCTTGGTAAAAAAAGAAGACTATCTTGTCCTGGCATCGACGATCGGCCTTGATGTCGCTCTCAACAAAAAGATTTCCGCTGCGGATGAAATCATGAAGTTTATCCGAATGGGGGAACTTTTCTCACTCGCACATCTGCATGGAGTCGACGCGGAAGTCATCGAACTTGCAGCTGCGCCAAAGTCTCAAATCACAAAAAAGCCGTTAAAAAAAATGCGCTCCATGCTGCAGGAAAAACAGATCCTCATTGCCGGCGTGGTACGCAATGGGGGGTGTGAACTGACGGATGAACACACGGTTATTGAACCAAACGATCTCGCTGTTGTGGTTTCGGCAACAAAAAGTCTAAAAGACGCAAGAGAACTTTTCAAATAACACACCAAAGAAACCTGCTTTCGCTCAATGAACTTTCCCGCTATATTCAATGTTCTTGGAGCTCTTCTTATCTTTATAGGCAGTACCATGCTCCTTCCTCTCGCATGCGCCCTGATCTACAACGACGGTGATGCCCTCTCACTGGCTATAGCAATGGGTGTAACGGTCGGTATAGGACTGCCTCTGTGGTGGAGTTACCGCAAATACCGCGATCTGACATTGAAGGACGGTCTTTTCATCGTCACCTTCGGCTGGATTCTTGTATCATCCGTTTCGGCAATTCCGTTCATGATTCACGGAACCATTCCATCATTCACCGACGCATTTTTTGAAATGATGTCGGGTTATACCACTACTGGTGCCACTATTCTCGACGACATCGAAGCCGTACCTCACGGGCTGCTTTTCTGGCGAAGCACCACCCATCTCATCGGAGGCATGGGGTTCATCATGGTTACCATAATCATTCTTCCTCTTCTCGGTATAGGAGGCATGCAGCTCTACAAAGCGGAAGCTGATCCAGGCCAGGTCATAACCGGCGAAAAATTTCTTCCCCGCGTCAAGCAGACCGCTGTATGGCTCTGGGGAATCTATCTTGCGCTTATTCTTATCCAGTCACTCCTTCTGCTTCTTGCAGGCATGCCGCTTTTCGACTCCCTTTGCCATGCTTTTGGTACTGTTTCGACCTCGGGCTATTCGACAAAGAACAGCAGCATCGGCTATTATAACAGCGCCTGGATAGATTGGATCACCGTCATCTTCATGTTTCTGGGAGGCATGACATTCATGATGCACTATCACATCCTGAAAAAGGATTGGGAACCCGTCAGAGAAAATACAGAGATACGATGGTATATTGGATTTGTTGTTTTTCTCAGCCTGCTCACCGCGCTGATTCTCTGGATAACCGGAAGCTACAGCGGTATTTTCGATTCAATTCGATATGCTACATTTCAGGTTGTCTCGATCCTGACGACAACGGGCTTCACTACTGCCGATTATGAGCTTTGGCCTCAGTCGGCTCAGATGCTCATCATGATCGCCTGCATGATCGGTGCAAGCGCAGGTTCAACCACCAGCGGTATCAAGGTGGTACACTACGAAATAATCTGCAAATATCTCTACGCCACAGGCAGGAAGTTCCTGCAGCCCTTGGCTGTAGTTCCGATAAAAATCAATCAGAAAAATGCCGACCCTTCAGTCGTCACACTGGCAATCAGTTATTTCATTCTGAACATCTTCATGATATTTGTCGGCAGCGCAATCTTGACGCTGATCGACGGTATGGATTTCTACAGCGCCATAAGCGCGGTTATCGCCGCACTCTTCAACATCGGACCCGGCTTCGGAGAGATTGGCCCTGCGCATACCTATTCACATATCTCAGCAGCAGGCAAGTGGTTTCTCTCGTTCAACATGCTGACAGGGCGTCTTGAGATGTTTACCGTCATGGTGATGTTCTACCCCTCGTTCTGGAAGAAGTAGCTCAGAAAAAGTCAAAGGTCAAAAGGTAAAAGTCAAAAACAGGAAAGTGCTGTTGATTTATTGAATCGGTGAGTTGCTGAACTGTTTCCCTCTCCCAAACAACAAATAAACAGATCAACAATTCAACAAGCCTGTCACTCAGCTTCGCATATGTCCGTCGTCAGCTATATGGCCCGATGCGTCCCACCCCAGATCCTTGTCCTTGTGGAGCTCTTCTTTCTCTTTGAGCATCAGTTGTTCGAGATCCTCTATCCGTAGCTTCGTTGCACGCATGAGCTCTTTTTTGTCGTGTCTTATCTCGGCAAGCTCGTGCAGATGCCGCTCTTCGTAACGACGGAACGTCTTCATCGCCCTCATGACATGATACCTCCTATGTCCAAGCCTGCTCAAAGCATCGCCGCCCATGCGCAGTGCGACATCAAGGGTATCGAGGTAGACGTTTTTCACCCCCATGCCGATCATTTCGAATGACTCTTCCCAATCACTTGTCCGCGCTATGATCTCGAGATGAGGAAAATATTTACGAGCTGTCCCTGCAATTTCCAGGGCTTTTTCTGCATTGCCCACAGCGATAACAAGCAATTCTGCTTCAGCCGCTCCCGCCGCCTGCAACAGATCACTGCGCGAAGCATCTCCGTAAAAAACCTGCAACCCCATTTTGCGCAGCAGGTCAACGTTATCCGGATCGGTATCCAGATAGGTTGCCTCCTCGTCATTGGCTTGCATGAACCTCCCGACAGTACTGCCGACCATACCGAACCCTGCTATGATAACACTGCTTTTGCGGTCCAGGTCTATCGTATCGGGACTCTTTTTTTCTTTCTCCACTGTACCGAACCTCGGTTGAACAAATTTTTCATTGAGCAACACCAAAAGGGGAGTCATGGCCATGCTGAGCGCAACAACCGCAATCAGCGGGTTGACCAAAGATGCTTCAAAAACCCCGTTGTTCAATCCGAATGAAAAAAGAACGAACGCAAACTCTCCTCCTTCTGCAAGAGCCAGAGCAAAAAGAAGGATGTTATCGAAGCTCATCCCGAACATCCGCCCTATGCCAGCCAGCACAAAGAACTTGAGCAACAGCAATGCCGCTACCAGCTGCAGAATCAAAGCTGGATTGGCGGCAATAACCTCGAAATCGATCGATGCACCGACAGAGATGAAAAACAGCCCTAGAAGCAGTCCCTTGAAAGGCTCGATATTGGTTTCAAGTTCATGACGATATTCACTTTGTGCCAGTACCACACCAGCGATGAATGTACCCAAAGCCGGACTCAGACCGACTTTACCCATGAGAATGGTAATCGAGATAACCAGCAACAGGGCAGCCGCGGTAAAAAGCTCACGGAGACGTGTCTTCGCAATAAGCCGAAATAACGGGTTGATCAGGTATTTTCCGACAAGAACAATACCGGCCACAACGCCAAGAACCAACGTTGTTTGCCCCCAGAGCGGCAACCCTTCTATCCATGTCGTCCCGCCAGCATGACCGCCGTCTCCATGGACGGCCGAAGACGATGCCTGAGCGGTTGCGAGTAGCGGCAGAATGGCGAGTATCGGTATGATCGCGATATCCTGAAAAAGCAGTACCGAAAAAGAGTTCTGCCCTCCGTCCGTTTGCATCAAACCTTTCTCATGCAGGGTCTGCAGTACAATAGCGGTTGAGGAAAGAGCCAGGACAAGTCCAAGTGCAAGGGCAGTCTGCCACTGCAAGCCAAAAAACAAGGCAATGGCCATCAGCAGCAATGCAGTTGCCGTTACCTGGGCACCCCCCATACCAAGAATGGACCCCTTGAGTTTCCAGATCATCGACGGTTGGAGTTCGAGTCCGATCAGGAAAAGCATCATGATGATGCCGAACTCGGCGAACTGCATGACACTCTGCCCCTCACTGCCGACCAACCCCAGCACAAAGGGACCAATAATGACCCCTGCTATCAGGTAACCCAGTACAGAACCGAGACCAAGCTTTTTAGCTATCGGCACAGAAACAACGGCAGCAGTCAGATAAACAAACGCCTGAAAAAAAAATCCTCCACTATCCATATACCAATGCCCCCTTATCCTCTCCTGATTTGATCATTGAGATTTTCCTGGCTGCATAGACCCACTGGATCGAATGTCTGATCGGTAAGCAATTTCAAAATCGTCCGGTAATGTTTGACCTGCTCTTTTATAACGTCCGGTTTCATGACGTTGGTACCATGAATCACGAAAGGGGGAAGATAACGCATACCGCAAAGATGCGCTGCCTGTTCGAGAGGAGCAAGCAGCTCCTTCATGGTAAACCGATTGTAACCACCTTTTGAATACGAAGCTTTACTGCCTCCGGTTGTAACAACATGGCAAATCCATTTTCCTTTCAGGGCATTGCCTTTTCGGCCAAACGCCCATCCGTGTACCAGGACGAGGTCCATCCACTCTTTCAGCAACGAAGGGATACCGAAGAGAAAAAAAGGATACTGGAAAACGACAATATCATGTTCTTTCAACAGGTCCTGTTCAGCTTTGACATCGATATCCATCTCAGGGTAGCGTTCATACAAATCATGAAAGGTTACTCCTGTAATCGCCTCTACCCCTTCAATCAGCCTGACATTAACCCGTGATTTCTCCAACGCAGGATGTGCAAACAGTATGAGAATTTTTCTCAAAACAACTTTTTTTAGAATTGTCACTGGATCGGCCCATTGCTGGCAAGCAAAAAAACCAATATATCGGAAAAGAATGCCTTATCCCCTCCATTTCCTCATGCAATGTTAGACATTTACTATAACTTTCAAAAAAACTTGCCGCCGCTGTCAAGCGGCAAAAGTATCGATCATCATCAATACCAACTGGTCATGGAGAACAAAGAAAAAAAGAGTTCTCATGGCCAAGAAAACAACATACCGAAGAACCTCGGTCAGAAATCTTTGAGACAAAACCGGCCCTTCAAACGCCCAAACTGTCGAAACCGGTTTTCAGATTGCAGAAACACAAGGCGATGACCGCCGTCGAAGAGTTCGACAATGCACTGATCTACTTCAAGAGGGAGTTCATAAATTCCCGCCTCTCCCGCCTGATCCATCCCGAACAGGGTTGATCGCTGGAGCCTTTCCATGCCATATACCGCTCAGCATCCAGGAGTAAAACCATGTCCCCACGGCACAAAGTATGAAAGTGACGACAATATCAAATAATGAACCGTTGAGTGAAAACCCGGGAACATAACCGAAAAGAAACGGAGCGAGATAAAGAAACTTGGCAAATTTGAAAGCCGAGAAGGCGGTCTTCCACATATTCGCTTCGGCTATTGCAGCACCGGTGAATGCCGCAATACAAACAGGAGGGGTAACATTTGAATCCTGTGAGAGCCAGTAGACAATCATGTGAGCGGCAATCAAGTTCACCCCAAGATGGGTCAGAGCAGGAACGGCGACGACAGCGGTTATAAGATACGCTGCGGTTACAGGAACCCCCATGCCGAGCACCAGCGAGGCCAGTGCAATGAACCCGATCGTCAAAAAAAGATGCCCTTGAGCCAGTTCAATGATGATGTCGGCAAAAGTAAGCACCACTCCGCTGTAGTTGAGTACGCCGATAATGATTCCGATCACTCCGACGGTCGAGCCAATGAGCAGGCTGTTTTCGGTGCCTTTTCGCGCAGCTTCTCTGAACGCTGCTACATCG comes from Prosthecochloris marina and encodes:
- a CDS encoding entericidin A/B family lipoprotein, translating into MKQIVFVLNIALLLTISSCNTIEGVGKDVESAGSAIKESAQKNK
- a CDS encoding nitroreductase family protein, with protein sequence MMDIYELVKNRSSLRSYSKDKPIPNEILLRILSAGQMAPSAKNIQPWTFKVVSSPEKLAEIYPCYPADWIQTAPHLLFVTGKRDEAWVRRHDGYNSIETDLAIAMDHIILAATWEGIATCWIAAFKPDLLRKALGLEENEEIFTFTPLGFASPDAQPFPKKRKALDDLVEFL
- a CDS encoding ArsA family ATPase — encoded protein: MRNIVFTGKGGVGKTTIAAATALKASKAGHKTLVISTDPAHSLGDSFDIELGAAPVKIADNLYGQEVSVYGDLTLNWEIVREHFAHLMEVQGIKDIYVEEMGVLPGMEELFSLSYIKKYNESNDYDLLVVDCAPTGETLRLLSIPETFGWMLKLIRNMEKYVVKPVIRPISKRVGKLRDIVPEEEVYNQVDNLFSSVDGIIDLLSDSTKTTVRLVMNPEKMVIKESMRALTYLNLYGITVDQIVINRVFFEEVDGQYLSEWKEIQKKYIDQIEKTFSPIPIAKVPLFRKEVVGLDMLENVGNIIYSATSPMEIFYREEHVDIQKKSDGHYIMKLRVPFVFDNNMEANIVQVGELMTIRIGNYQKGVVLPAFLAGLRVMSANYEDKWLVVEFKTKEETSATVDV
- a CDS encoding NAD(P)H-dependent oxidoreductase, with amino-acid sequence MTILKKVVLRKILILFAHPALEKSRVNVRLIEGVEAITGVTFHDLYERYPEMDIDVKAEQDLLKEHDIVVFQYPFFLFGIPSLLKEWMDLVLVHGWAFGRKGNALKGKWICHVVTTGGSKASYSKGGYNRFTMKELLAPLEQAAHLCGMRYLPPFVIHGTNVMKPDVIKEQVKHYRTILKLLTDQTFDPVGLCSQENLNDQIRRG
- a CDS encoding monovalent cation:proton antiporter-2 (CPA2) family protein, yielding MDSGGFFFQAFVYLTAAVVSVPIAKKLGLGSVLGYLIAGVIIGPFVLGLVGSEGQSVMQFAEFGIIMMLFLIGLELQPSMIWKLKGSILGMGGAQVTATALLLMAIALFFGLQWQTALALGLVLALSSTAIVLQTLHEKGLMQTDGGQNSFSVLLFQDIAIIPILAILPLLATAQASSSAVHGDGGHAGGTTWIEGLPLWGQTTLVLGVVAGIVLVGKYLINPLFRLIAKTRLRELFTAAALLLVISITILMGKVGLSPALGTFIAGVVLAQSEYRHELETNIEPFKGLLLGLFFISVGASIDFEVIAANPALILQLVAALLLLKFFVLAGIGRMFGMSFDNILLFALALAEGGEFAFVLFSFGLNNGVFEASLVNPLIAVVALSMAMTPLLVLLNEKFVQPRFGTVEKEKKSPDTIDLDRKSSVIIAGFGMVGSTVGRFMQANDEEATYLDTDPDNVDLLRKMGLQVFYGDASRSDLLQAAGAAEAELLVIAVGNAEKALEIAGTARKYFPHLEIIARTSDWEESFEMIGMGVKNVYLDTLDVALRMGGDALSRLGHRRYHVMRAMKTFRRYEERHLHELAEIRHDKKELMRATKLRIEDLEQLMLKEKEELHKDKDLGWDASGHIADDGHMRS
- the trkA gene encoding Trk system potassium transporter TrkA yields the protein MSVKNILVIGLGGVGLHLTQRLVHDGYGVTVIESSPQLISSVNDKIDAKIIEGNAMELACWQRAKAETMDLLIAVTNEDSVNMIASIIADRLGIPRKVARVRSPEYGYENSFLNKNDFKIDLVIHPEELVAQEMARLVMRASANDVVDIGEGQMKVVAMRVNPDSPIVNKTLKEIDLLHNDFRFKIVAVARGIATIIPGEDDTILPNDQVFIMLHEKNLPQLMNLMDMREQSIHKVMIVGGGMVGARVAELLGKTVKITLIENDKEHAEELASTLKNTDVLLGDGTDVNVMVLGGLMEMDSFIATTGNNETNIISCLLAKHIMNRSNVDANAKVGKTIALVKKEDYLVLASTIGLDVALNKKISAADEIMKFIRMGELFSLAHLHGVDAEVIELAAAPKSQITKKPLKKMRSMLQEKQILIAGVVRNGGCELTDEHTVIEPNDLAVVVSATKSLKDARELFK
- a CDS encoding TrkH family potassium uptake protein; this encodes MNFPAIFNVLGALLIFIGSTMLLPLACALIYNDGDALSLAIAMGVTVGIGLPLWWSYRKYRDLTLKDGLFIVTFGWILVSSVSAIPFMIHGTIPSFTDAFFEMMSGYTTTGATILDDIEAVPHGLLFWRSTTHLIGGMGFIMVTIIILPLLGIGGMQLYKAEADPGQVITGEKFLPRVKQTAVWLWGIYLALILIQSLLLLLAGMPLFDSLCHAFGTVSTSGYSTKNSSIGYYNSAWIDWITVIFMFLGGMTFMMHYHILKKDWEPVRENTEIRWYIGFVVFLSLLTALILWITGSYSGIFDSIRYATFQVVSILTTTGFTTADYELWPQSAQMLIMIACMIGASAGSTTSGIKVVHYEIICKYLYATGRKFLQPLAVVPIKINQKNADPSVVTLAISYFILNIFMIFVGSAILTLIDGMDFYSAISAVIAALFNIGPGFGEIGPAHTYSHISAAGKWFLSFNMLTGRLEMFTVMVMFYPSFWKK
- a CDS encoding potassium channel family protein, whose translation is MSRDTQQLTTFRRFSISIISLFFLIWIGVSGYIYIEDMTPVDALYMTVITLSTVGFSEVHTLSETGRLFTLALIIGGTSLFFFTLSSVAAFFLSGEWHSHWEQQRNHRMLLNLDNHYIICGYGRLGSNVASELYAKKIPFVVIDTLDEQVELARKLEYVAIKGNAADEKVLKNAGINKAKGLIASASTDAENVFIVLTARTLKPSLHIIARADCEESENKMLRAGAEHVVLLYQSAGRKMANMLIEPDLAQYLDELSDANQLDLQIAQFIITETSSLSGKTFREADLYNNYQINLVGYKLPEGEIHSTPKPSEVIQKKATIIAIGSPKALKNFKELAKGEQA